The proteins below are encoded in one region of Xenopus laevis strain J_2021 chromosome 8L, Xenopus_laevis_v10.1, whole genome shotgun sequence:
- the LOC121397192 gene encoding SLAM family member 8-like — translation MAEYNEGLLDIQNRQFEGRLQSSHNGTTLRISGLTMNDSNVFKADIILISSDIHTMYFNLTVYEPVPVPSITAHLEGDNKTQCEFTLHCSVPINTSLILFSWMYRCGNSGYQHYANGSTLAIMLQNLSKTTDFLCLAQNPADEKNASFRVQQICQYGTVRGM, via the exons ATGGCGGAATATAATGAAGGGCTGCTTGACATACAAAACAGGCAGTTTGAGGGACGGCTGCAATCATCCCACAATGGAACGACATTAAGAATCAGTGGTCTTACAATGAATGATTCCAATGTCTTCAAAGCTGATATTATTCTGATCAGTTCAGACATACATACTATGTATTTTAATCTCACCGTGTATG AGCCTGTCCCTGTCCCAAGCATAACGGCTCATCTGGAGGGAGACAACAAGACTCAATGTGAATTTACCCTGCATTGTTCTGTCCCAATAAACACGTCGCTCATATTGTTCAGCTGGATGTACAGATGTGGGAATTCTGGGTACCAGCACTATGCAAATGGCAGCACTCTCGCTATCATGTTACAGAATTTGTCAAAAACAACTGATTTCCTTTGTTTGGCACAAAATCCTGCGGATGAAAAAAATGCCTCTTTCCGTGTGCAACAGATCTGTCAGTATGGTACCGTAAGAGGTATGTGA